The sequence CACAGccaaatattgttttaaaaaagaatttgacAGCAACAATTTCCAACAGAAACAATGTAAAGCAACATACACTAAGATTTACATCACCTGTCTTTCAGACACTGAAGTTTATGGTTGTAGTCAGGGCTAGTCATCTGGACATCTTACAGTGACAGAGAAATTGACCAACAGATACCTCTGGACAAGTCTACCAACTATTATAGACATCATCTGTCTTAAGAGGACCCACACTACCCCCCTGGAAATacacctttttcttctttctccaggTCCAATGAAACTCACCTGTACTGGCCTCATAGCAGAAAATACACATCTAAACAAAACTGAATACGTTACCGCAGCTTTATCACCCAATGCCATAAGAAGCATGTTAAGACaagcacagaagaaacaaaaaaatcagaggaaaccaaaacaaactCCCTGAAGAATGCAGAATGAAgcacaaaaacacagcacagattCCTCGTGCCATCACATACAAAATTTTAAAGCCAAACACAACTCACAATTAAACCAGAAAATTGTGCTTTAAGTTTTCCCTGAAGGTATGTACATTATTTCTAACTTGAAGTAAACTGACACGCAGTGAAAGACACGTCACTCTCTCTAGTTActtgatatatataaataaatgtgtgtatatatgtgtgtgtgtttacgtatatatatatatatatatatatatatatatatatatatatatatatatatggtggTGATAACACCACAAACTGAGTCCGCTCTGATTTAGGAAATAGAAGACATACCTTGGTAGCTATTGCAGAAACTGCTGCAGTTCGTTTTGCTGTAATAACACTGCCATCTagaaccttttaaaaaaaacaagatgagactgaaacaaacagtgaaaacaTGTATAAAGGCCCAATATTTTCACCAAGTCATGAATTATATGCATTAAGTTATATTAAGGGCATAGACAAAAATATAAAGGTCAGTAATTAGTACTACAGCAACCACAAAGCACATGAAGCCCATGTACAGAGTGGGTAGATCGTCTGCTTATTCCAGTTCTTTCATGCCCTTCCACCAGCACAAATCGAGTGAAAAATGGTCAAATCTGAGCTGCTCCTAACCCACATGCAGGTGCACTTCACTTCCTTGGTTTCCAGCATAGGGTCTAATACAACTGCAATACTCTGCACTCTGGTACAATCAGGGACCAGCTCAAGCTGGCAGTAATTCTTGAGCTGCACTGTTTTATCCTGTAACAGAAGGGTGACAGAGAACCATGGAACTCCTTGTGCGTGTATCATGCATGGGAGGACATTCCAGTCTCAAAGTGTATTAACTGCTGTGTATAAATGATTTTTGGGGCTTTAAGGCAAAGGATGTTTTTTCAATACAGTGTAGAATGAAAAGCTATTATACTTTTCATGACCAGTTTTTGTCCTTTAATAATCACCATTACAACAGTGTAATTAAAATGGCCAACAttcttaaaaattattaattaaaaaaaaaaagaccatgaaTACTATTCCCTTTGATACCAATTGCATTTCTCTTTAGATTTAGGCTTAAGATGGTGCAAGATTCTTCAATAAGCAAgcctttttccttcaaaattcaAGGTAAACATTTCCAGATCATCTCTCTCTTCTAGTCACCCTGAGAGCCAACAGACTCCCTTCAAATCACAAATTACAGTAAACAGCTGACAAAAGGACACAGAGTACTGTTTAACACGCATGAAAGATATAAGACCTCCAGCCAAATTCCAATTAggcacaaacacattttaataatgACAAACTTACACCAGTTTACACCAGTGAAGTTCAATGTCTACAAATGAAAAGGGAGAGCTGGCAGAACATTCACAGAGGAGGATGCAGAAGTGTTGCACTCAACTCACAGCTTTTAAAGAGCCGTTGGTTGGGTCAAACAAGAGGACAGTTGCTTGGTGAGAGGGAACAGAAGAATCTTTCTTGTGCTCATAAAAAGTCACCAGCTTGGTTGTCAGAGCATCGTCTGCAGCGCTGTAAGCAGGCATAACTCCCAGGTACCTTTCAAAGAGGATTACTTACTCAATTTCAGCATCAGAGTCACGGAAACGGTTAACATCAAGCGCTTACGGGGAAGTTAATCAACAACTGGGTACCACCACCTTCCCCCGACGCTTTGATTTCACCCATCCCTCTCCTTCCCCGCGGCGGACCCGACCTCCTCCCTCTGACAGCGGCCACGGGAAGCATCACCCCCTGCCCGGCCCACTCCCCTGGCAGCCCGGGGAAGCCGTCCCGCTCTCCTCACCCGCCGTGAGGCCGCACCGGCACCACGGCGCGCACCGGCTGCACGACGCCCCCGGCTGCTCCGGCCGAGAAGTTGCCCAGGGCGGCCTCCAGCGccggcagcaggaggctggcgCGGTGCAGGTACTTCTCCACCTCCTCGCTGCCGATGAAGACGGGCGGAGCCGAGCTCATGGCGAGCGGTGGGGCCGAAGCACCAGGCAGAGACACGGGGCTGAAGCACCGGGCTCTGCCCCCCACGACCGCCGCTAAGTACCCGGCGGCTGCCACTGCCACCACCCCCCGCCCCTCAGCAGCACCGCCCCGCGGGCCCGGCCTccccctccctcagccccccggGCCCGGTCGCGCCTCCCGTAGTCCTCGCCCGCTGCTGAGGCGCCCCGCACCCCACACATAGAAACAGCGGGCGGTAAAACGGCCCCGCTGGGGCTTAAGGGAGCTCCAGAACCCCGAGAACGGCCGCCAGCCCCACTCAGACACTGCCAAGAGACGGGGCGGCTGCGAACACTACCGAAGAGCCGCGCCATGGCTCGCCTCGGGCCCCCACAgccacaaaatggcggcgcgcccagagcccccccagccccaagatggcggcgcgtCCCATAGCGCCCCGCGCAGGCCGGGCAGATACGGCACGCACAGGCCGGGCAGACGCACCCCGCGCATGCGCGCAGCCGCCCCCGCCTGAGGAGGACTTTTAACCGCGAGCAGTAGAGTTGTCGCTCTCGGCTCGCTAGAAAGTCGCGGCGGCGCAGGGCGTGCCGGGAAGGCAGAGTCTTCCCCCGGGGCAGCCATCTTGTTCTCCTCAGCGGGCGCGGCAGGATGAGGGGCTTTGCGGGGGTCGCGCCGGCTCTGTCGGTGAGCGAGGGCTGAGGGGTGCGCTGTGTGGCGGCGGGCAGGCGGAGGAGGATGCCAGGGCGGTTGTCAGGGTCCTGGGGGCTGCTGAAGGCCGGCCTCAGAGTGATGAGCCCGGCCGGGCCCCGTCGGTGGGCTCTGGGCGGGTGGAgcgggcagagctgtggggctgcggggcaggggcaggggcaggaggatgGGGTCGGGGGAGGGCGAGCGGCGGAGCGGGAGCGGGAGGGGGCGGCTCAAGGTCAGGCAGGCCGCGGGCACGGCCCAGGGGGGcctcagagcagctcctgctgggccaGGGGCTTCTCCCGGGGCTCCCCCGGGGCTCGGTTCGGCAGGGAGGGGGGGCGAGCGGCCTCCCGGCGGTGCGGCTCGCTAGGGGCGCTTTTGCCAAGGTGATGCCCTTGGCGAGCGGGGCCTGGCGGCGGGGTGGTGCTGGAAAACGTCCTGGTGAGGCCGGGGCACGTCCTgggggagctgcctgctggaaatCCCTGAGGGGATGGCGGATAGCTTCTGTGTCAGAATGCTTTGAAGTCAATTTTAGGCATACGCTACTAGTTAATAAATAAGAAGGCTTAGAGATTAAGATTAGATATCTTAACGAATTTGTGGTGAGGGGAGAAAGGAATTTTTTCTGGACTTGCAATATGTTAAATGGTGCCTGTGGTGAAGTAAGGGCAGTACCAGCATTGCTGTCCCTACTGCTGACTGCAGTGGTGTGCCTGTCACTCAGTTTTTTACTTTGAGATGTAAGGGGGTGagacttttctcttttgatttgAGAAGAGCAATAAATATGCTtatttcacagaggaaaaaaatgtggaagggAATAGCATTTAAGATTTGAAATTAACATTAATGTCACTTCAGTTGCCACCTACTGAAGGGGAAAGCGGTTCAATTTGAAGGCCTACTTCTAATTATTGCTCTGCAGTTTGGGGACTTGCATCTGTGTCCTATTTGTGCTCAGTAATCAGTGTAGGTAGGTTGATATTCTGACTCTGAGTTGAACTGCCTGTACCACGTAAAGTTATCTATGAAGTTATCCTGTGTTCATGGGGTTTACTTAGCTATTTGTTCAGTTAATTCCTATGCAGTAGTTCTACAGACAATATAATGTCAACAGAGATTCATGCTATGggacaacaaaaagaaaaataagctttccTAAGTACTACTCGTTGAACTTCCAAAAACCTTTTATAAATCACTGTACAGATTTCAACAGTGATGTAAAAATGACTGGAGGACTTAACAGGAAATCACTGTTTTTACTGTGGGACTTGAAGTTGTTTGTTGCATTTCAactttaaattaatttgcttcTTCAGTATGCAATGTAACGTGATGAACTAACTcagaaaaatcctttcttttatGCTTCGTCCTCTAGAAGAGACTGTACTCACTTAAAGTAGCTCCTAAAGTTGCATCATCAGCAACTGCTGAACGAGTGAAATTATCTCCAGAGTCTGAGGATCTGGAGGTCAGTATGAATACTggtattttttatctttttatttataagtCAGTCAGAGAAGACCTGTGACAGTATTTCTAATGGATCGGTaaaccaaattttattttaatgcagatcACAAAATTACCAAATGGCTTAGTTATTGCATCTCTGGAAAACTTTTCTCCAGCTTCAAGAATTGGTGTGTTCATTAAAGCGGGCAGCAGATATGAAACCACTGGTAACTTGGGAACTGCTCACTTACTTCGGCTTGCATCTACTTTGGtaaatttttattctcttaCTATTTTTGGCAATGGATGAAATGGTGGGAAGCTTACATGTATGACTTCAAAAAGAGGTGATATGGTAACATGTAGCATACGTGATCATACAGCGCAGAAAACAATGTACATTGATAGTTCGTTACTGGGcttaaatgcaagaaaaatgccATTACTTCCTGGATGACAATGTTATTTATTTGGCTCTGTACTTTTTCATAGTGTCTTAAATTATGTACACAATTCAACTATAATAAAATTTGCATGTAACTTAAGCTGCAATAAAAGATAATTCAGATGTCTGAATTATCTTAGTTGTTCTATGCTTTTTATCATAGTTGTTCTATGCTTTTTTCAGTTGTTATCTGGCTGTAGCTGCAGATGCTTGCACACCAGTCAGATTGTGACAGAgttactcagcactggtgactGCTGTGAAATGTGTTCTCAATCTACTTCAgtttcaggcagaaaaaaaaataatgtcccAGCTGCTTATTACCTCCTTCCTAATGACTGCCAGAAGTCACTTTCCCCAGACAGCTTGTAGCCTAACAGTATGTGTAGGCATCTGTTGTCCTGGTTGTGTTAAGGTTATTTAagttaaaaatccaaatttcaaacatttaataGGATTATTCTCATGGAATGGGACTGGGGAGCAACTATGTGAGCAATTGCATTAGAAAATCAGAGCAGATGATAGAAATGATAGCAAGGATGCAGTAAGTTGGCTTTTCTTACGTATATAATGTTTTCtgtataaatgaataaacaggTACTGTTTCACATCTGCCTGAGTGCTGAACCACCTCTGGcaaatttgttcttaaaatagctataattttaattttttttttcccatttcttttttaatagactACTAAAGGAGCATCTTGCTTCAGGATAACTCGTGGCATTGAAGCTGTTGGGGGTAGCCTAAGGTTTGTAACATCACATAAACCTAATCTATTTTGGTAAGATAAAAACAAGCTACATGACAAAGGGAAACTTAAAACAATAAGCATTAAAATATGTAGGTGGATAAGGTCAGCGTGGGAATGGTGCACATTGACAAGAAATGACTTTTGTACTTCTCCTTTCACTAAGGTTCAAGAGTGCACacataatttgcattttaaataatagttTTATGATTTGTACAGAAAGCTTAATGTGCTTTCTGCAGTTTAAGTCTTCAAGATTAAACTTGCTGAGGTctgctgatatttttattatttttttcccttttgtgaaTAGATAACACTCATACTGCAGTTCTGGGAACAATTCAAGCAGTTGCTAGATTTTGGGACTTGGGAGTTTAAAgcctagaaaacaaaacctaagagagaaaagagggatCTAGCTGTACCTGCTTTCTTGCATTGTTTCTTGGAAATTAACCAGTAAGATTATTTTATGTAGAATTTGATTAAACACAGATTTAGATAACTCTAAGCTTTACCCTTTTTGTTaagcaaaaaaatatgttgAGGCAAATGATGATGGTATCCTATATTTGGATAGTCACAAGGTACTTGTTATAACCTGAATATACTTGCTATTACCTGAATACCTAAGACATGGGTTTTAGGTATATCTATTTCTCCTATAGGACTGTGTGTATCAAAATGCTCCTATTACCATTCCTTTAAACATTCATCTGGAACAGAGTTAACCTTAACTTGTATTCTAGTCAATACCTTGCTGAAAGCTTCAGACAATAGGGGAATATGTGTAGAAGTCAAAGTATTCGTATGCTCTCTGCTGAAatagcttttgtattttttctcatttagcGTGTACTCAACGAGAGAGAAAATGACTTACTCTGTTGAATGCCTGCGTGACTATATGTAGGTATACAGATAAACTGTAAACCAAATAATTGTAATTGCTCTGTAGTAAAGCAAAGACTTACCATTTTAAAGGGTAGGTGTTAATCTAGTTTTAATGTTGTGGTAATAAATCAGTAAATTACTGCATTAATATTTAGCTCCTGTTTTTCTCTCACAAGCATATGAATGCGGCAGAACTGAATTAGAATTCTCATCTGTCATACAGCTGTGCTAATAACTACTCTGGCTTTAGTGACATACTCTGTTAATGTGCTTCTTATTGGTTGGTTTGAGTTGCTTTCAACTAGGAAAGAAATACATGCTACTTCTGTTGTGTTTAATCCCTTTGTAACTTTTTTCTCTAGTGATACAGTAATGGAGTACCTTCTAAATGTCACCACAGCTCCAGAGTTCAGACGATGGGAAGTATCTGATCTTCAGCCACAATTAAAAgttgacaaagcaattgcatttCAGAATCCTCAAGTTGGTAGGTGTATTTTCTGATCAATGTATTGGCTTCATGGGAGTATCTTCAAAATGACAAACTTTGGAAAACTTTGCTTAGTCACCTGGTTATTCCATTTTTCACCCTTTCCCTGTTGATAGGTATTGTCTTTCTGTTGCTATGGAATTTCTTAGCAAAtccatgtttttttccagctcatATATAACAATGTTACTGTTTTTTACTACTCTCCATCCCAAAagaaaaacgaacaaacaaaaaactgtatcTGCAGCTTGCCGATGAGGCTCAAAAAGCATTGAGCATTTACAAGTGTTTAGTGTTTTTAAAAGGTGGAAGTCTGCAGACTGTTGCTTAAGGACTTGTCCAATACTGAGTTTTAGCTTATTACAGTCCTGCTATTGCAGATCTTGTGGATGAATGTCTTTAGTGTGGAAGTGGACCATAGCTCAGTCACTGGTGTAACATTTAGATTCATTCATAATGTTCATTAAAAGTAGCTATTATGTTAGTCATAAACTTTGTTCCTCTTAGGAGTGCTGGAAAACTTGCATGCTGCAGCTTACAAGACTGCTCTGGCAAACCCCTTATATTGTCCAGATTACAGAATTGGAAAAATTACATCTGAGCAGGTAGGATTCTTGTGTTATAAGTCTATCTTAGTTTCCTTAGTAAGGATAGTTGATACTTgacagagaaaattaatttttcaaatatatagtAAGTATTTATTATCATATTAGTCTGGTGTTAAACTAATCTGTAGCCTTGATGCTTTTAGTATTGAGTTTAGAACTCATATTCACATGTAGAAAGGTTGTTAACATCAGCGGCTTTCTGTTGATAGTAAGGCTGTCAATGAAATGTGTGTTGTGTAAAAGGGTTTTGTGGCTGTCACTGGAAAGCATGTAAAATGATGTTCTACAGACAGTTCTTTTTGGAAGCATTGGAGTTAGTTGCTTTAGGAAGTATAAGGTCTGAATGTCAGGaacttgcttttcatttttgttctttatgcCAAATACCTTAAAATGTGACTTTACTGTTGCAGCTTCACCATTTTGTGCAGAACAATTTCACAAGTGCAAGAATGGCTCTTGTGGGAATAGGTATGTATGTTCTTTAATGGACACTGCAATTCGTAAGGGGAAACTACTATAGAAATCAGAGTTCTCTGGAGAAGAAGATTGTTATGATAACACTTATATTACTGAAAAACTTATACCAGTTACGTAACAGTGACATTACTTGGAATAAACTATTGCATTGCAGGTGTAAAGCATTCTACCTTAAAGCAAGTTGCAGAGCAGTTTCTAAATATCCGAAGTGGAGCTGGTACTTCTAGCGTAAAGGCTGTCTACCGAGGGGGTAAGTAAGTTTTCTGTACCTGTTCTGAATGATTTGGGGGTGTTATTATAAATGTAGTATTATTTAAAGTTACAGATGAAAACTATATAGATGTGCTAAGCGTTCTGCATGGAAAATAACAATTGAGTGGTATCTCCCACCTAGATAAACAGaggattttctttctccccaccATGGAAGGTCCTGggataaaacagaaacagtgtCTTCAATAAAGCTTTACCTGCATGATCATTTGTTCTGTGAAGTGGAAAAACAGGctggcatatatttttttcttggcataTCTGGGAAGATTCCCTTAAAAATTGGGAAAGGTAGAGAGTAGTTTAAGAATGTCTAGAATCAGTTGGAGATTGTGTTAAGTGTTTCATAAGAGACAAAGCAAGGCTTAGCTCTTTCAGAGCAGTATCTTGTCCTACTGCTATTCACTGGTCTTTAGTTGGGGTATCGGATCACTCAGtagacaaatggaaaaatataaagtttTGAGGTTTGAATGAAATAACTTCAGtttctgtaaaaacagaatACTCTTATGAACAGAGGGTACAGtacttttatatatttgttatcTGGAGACTCAGTTTTATCATTTTACACTTTTAGGATCAGGCTCAAATTAGGTGTAGTAATGTACTTGGTTTTATGCttgcaagactttttttttttgaatgcagGGGAtttcattaaatgcttttttcaaaggaatatgtttgttttaataagtgTTAAGAACAGCATCTTAGGGTTGTAAGGGGGTTTAATGATTAGGAAGCTACATGATGACCTACAGCTTACTAAcagcttctttctgtcttttctgacTACATATGCAGTAACTTCACAACCTGACTTCTCCATCACAAAAATAACCCCGGGCAGAAGTGTTTCCTTTCCATACCTCTGAATGTGTAGCAGTTTTTAACTGAATGCTGCATAATCTTTTATTCTGTTACTGTATTTTTAGGAGAAATCAGAGAACAGAATGGTGATAGCCTTGTCCATGCTGCTGTTGTAATagaaggagctgctgttggaagTGAGGAAGCAAATGCATTCAGTGTCCTTCAGCATGTTTTGGGTGCTGGACCCCTTATCAAGAGGGGAAGCAATGTTACCAGCAAACTGTACCAGAGTGTTGCTAAAGCAACTACTCAGCCATTTGATGTAAGTTCAGAAAGTCACTACACTCATGTTTTAAGCAAAATGCATACTATCCTTTGAGAGGTTACTATTTCCATCTAGAGTCTTcattagttattattattaattcttGCATAAggtgaaatatttcagagaatgCATTCCAATGTGATCTTTCCTTTGCACAGGTGGAGTCTAGCTTCCTGAATTCCAGTATTTTGGATCCTTATAGTAATTTTCCTATGCTCAATACTGAGTTGTTCTGCTACTTGAAACAATAGATgatgatgtttgtttttcaggcttCCGCATTTAATGTTAATTACTCTGATTCTGGTCTATTCGGGTTTTATACCATATCCCAGGCTCAAGATGCTGGGCAGGTGAGTTGCCAATTAGAATTTAAGTATTAACAACCTAACTGACAAAATAGTGCTTTGGCTTGAGGCAGAGactgatttttcttaaatacaatTGATCTGCCTTCTTGTATGACAGTGCTGCGTGTTTGGTTACAACATTTCTGTAGGCTGGCAATGAGACTTACTTTCTCAAAAGTACAAATGTGTAATATGAACTAGAGCTAGTAAAGTACCATGGATTGCTGATTGTAGGACTTGAAATTTTTAAACCTAAGTAGATTGTGATGAGCATGCCAGCTCATTAAGCTGACAGAACTAAACACTCTGAAAAATGGTGAGGCCATACAAATTAACATGGTGTTGCAATTCAGATCCACACAGCTCTTTTTTAATCACGTTTTGGCATTTAtgggtgtttttagttttgttctaAAGCTGTTCAATATTGAGGCTGAGCTAACAATCCTACTACTATCAGCTGCTTTTCCCTGAAGTCTTTCTAAATGTCAGATAATAGGAATAACATGTTTAAATTTAATGCTGGAAGAATTCTTAAGTGATTAAATTTCTCAGGTCATTAAAGCTGCTTTGAACCAGATGAAGGCAATTGCTCAAGGCGGTGTCACAGATGAAGATGTCACAAAGGCAAAGTGAGTAAAGAACCATCTAATGTGATGGAGAGGTTTCTTAACGTGCAGCCACTTATCAAGCACTTGGACTATTCTGTACAGCAGGGCTTGTATAGTGCTGTAACAATTTCTATTGTGAAATGCTtccttttctgtgttaaaattGAAGCACTATCAATAGACTTTATTTCACCTGAAGCTACACTGATTCTCTGCTAGCAGTATTTCCTCATAAAAACTTGTTCAATAAACGTTAATATTTTCAACTAACTGTTTCAGTGTAAGGAATTTGCAAGCATCAACAGATGATGTTGTTTTAATCATACTCCCTTGTACTAAGGCATTTAAATTGGAAttctaaaatgcattatttaggTAATTCCCTGTACAGTCACACTGCAGTAACTCCTGAAACAGTCATATTAAGCAACTACGCCCTTCTGAATCTTCTAAGAATAGCAGTAATGAGGATTTGCAAATGTAAAGCACTGAATTAGTGATATTACATCCAAGTgctctaaatatatttttcccttagGAACCTTTGAGAAGGAGAAAATTGCTGTCAGTGGTGTAGTAATAGCAGAGTTCTGGAGTTCCTGATTTATAGAGGGCATGCACATTTAGTGAGGTGGTGTTTAATGCTACTCAGAGTTTAAA comes from Anas acuta chromosome 15, bAnaAcu1.1, whole genome shotgun sequence and encodes:
- the UQCRC2 gene encoding cytochrome b-c1 complex subunit 2, mitochondrial produces the protein MRGFAGVAPALSKRLYSLKVAPKVASSATAERVKLSPESEDLEITKLPNGLVIASLENFSPASRIGVFIKAGSRYETTGNLGTAHLLRLASTLTTKGASCFRITRGIEAVGGSLSVYSTREKMTYSVECLRDYIDTVMEYLLNVTTAPEFRRWEVSDLQPQLKVDKAIAFQNPQVGVLENLHAAAYKTALANPLYCPDYRIGKITSEQLHHFVQNNFTSARMALVGIGVKHSTLKQVAEQFLNIRSGAGTSSVKAVYRGGEIREQNGDSLVHAAVVIEGAAVGSEEANAFSVLQHVLGAGPLIKRGSNVTSKLYQSVAKATTQPFDASAFNVNYSDSGLFGFYTISQAQDAGQVIKAALNQMKAIAQGGVTDEDVTKAKNQLKAAYLMSVESAEGLLNEIGSESLVSGTHTSPSVVAQKIDSVSTADVVNAAKKFVSGKKSMAASGDLGNTPFLDEL